The proteins below are encoded in one region of Asticcacaulis excentricus CB 48:
- a CDS encoding AI-2E family transporter, translated as MFFARNRLDAGFVQKTLFLLMVVGLSLLAFKLIGIWLLVFGAVVVATVLRATAEPLVKYLKLRDNWAVLLALLFLVSFLSASGWLFGSEIVRQTNNLSRELPEAWAQLQERLRASEAGATVLDQINNLGQQASGVLSLVPKIAGEIASSIANLVVVVVAGIFMAMHPRSYRDGVVRLFPKSQKDRVRDGLNLSGKALRLWLLGQLFSMVLVGSLTAIGLSIAGVPSAGALGLMSGLAQFVPIVGPVVSAGPGLLLAASENMTTFIAALVIYVGVSQLESNIITPMVQKHVAAVPTVITLFAVLGFGSLLGPLGVLFATPLTVVAHTLVMKFYVGEVLGDHGAEAEVSGEVKD; from the coding sequence TGGTGGGTTTAAGCCTTCTGGCGTTCAAGCTGATCGGCATCTGGCTTCTGGTGTTTGGGGCGGTGGTGGTGGCGACCGTGCTGCGGGCCACGGCGGAACCGCTGGTCAAGTATCTGAAGCTCAGGGACAACTGGGCGGTGCTGCTGGCACTGCTGTTCCTTGTGTCGTTTCTGTCGGCGTCGGGCTGGCTGTTCGGCAGCGAGATCGTGCGCCAAACCAACAACCTGTCGCGTGAACTGCCCGAAGCCTGGGCGCAGCTTCAGGAACGCCTGCGCGCCTCTGAGGCCGGGGCCACGGTGCTGGATCAGATCAATAACCTCGGTCAGCAGGCGTCGGGTGTGCTGTCTCTGGTGCCCAAGATCGCCGGGGAAATTGCCTCCTCAATTGCCAATCTGGTGGTAGTGGTGGTCGCGGGTATCTTCATGGCCATGCACCCTCGCAGTTATCGCGACGGGGTAGTGCGCCTGTTCCCCAAATCGCAGAAGGACCGCGTGCGCGATGGCCTGAACCTCAGTGGCAAGGCGCTGCGTCTGTGGCTTTTGGGGCAGTTGTTTTCCATGGTGCTGGTAGGGTCGCTAACGGCCATCGGGCTCAGCATTGCCGGTGTGCCCTCGGCGGGAGCGCTGGGTTTGATGTCCGGTCTGGCGCAGTTTGTGCCGATCGTCGGTCCGGTGGTCTCGGCGGGGCCGGGCCTGCTGCTGGCGGCGTCAGAAAATATGACGACCTTTATCGCCGCGCTGGTCATCTATGTCGGAGTGTCGCAGCTTGAATCGAACATCATCACGCCGATGGTACAAAAGCACGTCGCGGCCGTGCCGACCGTCATAACGCTATTTGCCGTGCTGGGCTTTGGCTCGCTGCTGGGGCCGCTGGGAGTGTTGTTTGCCACGCCGCTGACCGTGGTGGCGCACACGCTGGTGATGAAGTTCTATGTCGGTGAAGTGCTGGGCGATCACGGCGCCGAGGCGGAGGTGTCTGGGGAAGTTAAGGATTAG